The Streptococcus oralis genome segment AATACCTCAATAGAGCAGTCAAATCCATAAGTTCGAATGGCTTGCAAGAGCTTGGCTGCTTGCTCTTGGTTTTCGGCTGCTGTTGCAGCTAGCCCATTTTTAAGGTTATGAGCCAAAGCTTGAAAAACTTGGTTAAAGGCAGTCGTAGCCTCATCTTCGCGGCCTTTTTGGCGCTCGAGAGCTTCTCCCATGACTTCTTGTCCATATTTCTCTACCGCCTCTTGGTGGTATTTTTGATTGTCTTGATAGCTAAATCCAGTGAATTTTTCCTCAATCGTCATTTTTCTTTCTCCTTTTTGTTCTTGAATGGTTTTTTGCAAGGTGGAAATCAAGGTATCCAGATGTTGCCTTTCTTGGGTCAAATAGTCCAACTGCCTAGTCAAATGAGGCAATAAATCT includes the following:
- a CDS encoding MerR family transcriptional regulator encodes the protein MYHIKEAAQLSGVSVKTLHHYDKIGLLVPLKSENGYRTYSQEDLERLQVILYYKYLGFSLEKIAELLKEERTDLLPHLTRQLDYLTQERQHLDTLISTLQKTIQEQKGERKMTIEEKFTGFSYQDNQKYHQEAVEKYGQEVMGEALERQKGREDEATTAFNQVFQALAHNLKNGLAATAAENQEQAAKLLQAIRTYGFDCSIEVFGHIGKGYVYNPEFKENIDKFGPGTAQYTSDVISAYVQTNAE